One window of the Chitinophaga niabensis genome contains the following:
- a CDS encoding SusC/RagA family TonB-linked outer membrane protein: MNLSLLISRSGLLFFVSMLLLPAFAAMAQSTVSGKVTDSTGVPIERASVQLKGTTRGTFTGADGSYSINVPADGILIFSYLGYLNKEQSVGGRTVLNVQLASANTTLEDVVIVGYMQQSRTKATAAISKLDVEELKHSPNPNPIQAMQGKIAGMSIPISSGQPGEGANNIIIRGSTKLNVYGTGIGTSGGNVVNTDGGSPLVVIDGVFRSMSDVNPDNIESIQVMKDAASTAIYGARGANGVIVIKTKGGKNNSKMNLAVNHRTTWETPARDYKYLNATDYLKLARTTVRNTADNLDKNNLLNNGGFSAGTRVYTAKGQYGRNVNLTALYDNIVAIEGQAYVDNLLAHGYMTMDDPINPGTKLLYADNNYEDLIWKTGLSSNTNVSIDGGSERANYNVSLGYTDQRGTFIGTNYKRYDALGNFSFQATNNFKVDAMLNYQNVLPNYVDNFTNDLTRATRITPLIRIYKDDGNPALGELWSARNRLHTVKYDDTRTSTERVVTRLAGDWTILPGLHFRPSISYLISDYRYMFMRKATPADEIQPTYQREKREATNNSRQLMVDQVLQYDFDLNKKHNFTLLGGFNYTRNTNSNINISSQRATNDYIYTINEPPTSVIGGVPTSNTIPDYFGTSLGESKSASLFGQLNYDYEAKYLFSASLRYDGFSNFAPENKYAYFPSFSAGWNIHKERFWHVKPISNLKLRGSYGLVGASDLRVVDTYGGYNAYSYAQGSGILRANLSNPNLKWEGTESMDVAIEAGFLNNRINLTVDWYNKLTKDRLASKPLPSEAPFASIFYNNGTLQNTGIEIELGGTVLQVKDFIWNTNFSFAYNKQMIKALPANGRPKNRQGGDVVWDPATKSLVEAGGFAEGERPFALYAYQVLGVFSTDAEAAAWNATKKDNLASASGIAVGKRAGDFIFNDVNNDGVIDTKDQVFMGYRTPDKIGGWQNTFSYKGITLRVAMDYAMGHMITNGALARSLGQGRAFNEGAPEQALGPDIWQKSGDVGKKYARFSFADFDFGQRNYLRGATLGVNNSYSSDVSVMYQKGDFLAFREITLSYDIPRNIMKKIRSTGMNVFASVYNLGYLTKYEGINPESYTGFDAIGYPRPRQFSLGATVKF, translated from the coding sequence ATGAACTTATCTCTCTTAATCTCCAGATCGGGACTTTTATTCTTTGTATCTATGTTACTGTTGCCTGCTTTCGCTGCAATGGCACAGTCTACAGTTAGTGGCAAGGTCACTGACTCTACCGGTGTGCCCATTGAAAGGGCCAGTGTACAGCTGAAAGGCACTACACGAGGCACTTTTACAGGTGCTGATGGTAGCTATTCCATCAATGTTCCGGCGGATGGAATATTGATATTCTCTTACCTCGGCTACCTTAATAAGGAGCAGAGTGTAGGGGGGCGTACAGTTTTGAACGTTCAACTCGCTTCGGCCAACACAACGCTGGAAGATGTGGTGATCGTAGGGTATATGCAGCAATCCCGTACAAAAGCTACTGCCGCTATTTCCAAACTGGATGTGGAAGAACTCAAACACTCTCCCAATCCCAATCCCATACAGGCTATGCAGGGAAAGATCGCCGGTATGTCCATTCCCATTTCTTCCGGCCAGCCTGGTGAAGGCGCGAATAACATCATCATTCGCGGTAGTACCAAGCTGAATGTGTATGGAACAGGTATTGGTACCAGTGGCGGAAATGTGGTGAATACAGACGGAGGAAGCCCGCTGGTAGTGATCGATGGGGTGTTCCGTTCCATGAGCGATGTGAACCCGGATAACATTGAATCCATACAAGTGATGAAGGATGCAGCCTCTACTGCAATCTACGGTGCGCGTGGTGCTAACGGTGTAATTGTGATTAAAACAAAAGGCGGAAAGAATAACAGCAAAATGAACCTTGCCGTGAATCACCGCACCACCTGGGAAACCCCGGCACGTGATTATAAATACCTCAATGCAACAGATTACCTGAAACTGGCCCGCACTACGGTAAGGAATACAGCGGATAACCTCGATAAGAACAACCTGCTGAACAATGGCGGTTTCTCTGCCGGTACGCGTGTATACACGGCTAAAGGTCAGTACGGAAGGAATGTGAACCTCACGGCATTGTATGATAACATTGTGGCCATTGAAGGTCAGGCCTACGTGGATAACCTGCTGGCACATGGTTACATGACCATGGACGATCCCATTAATCCGGGCACCAAATTATTATATGCAGATAATAACTACGAGGACCTTATCTGGAAAACAGGCCTGTCCAGCAATACGAATGTATCTATAGACGGTGGTTCCGAGAGAGCGAATTATAACGTTTCACTCGGATATACAGATCAGCGGGGAACCTTTATTGGTACTAACTATAAACGTTATGATGCATTAGGCAACTTCAGCTTCCAGGCCACCAACAATTTCAAAGTGGATGCCATGCTGAACTACCAGAATGTATTACCCAACTACGTGGATAATTTTACGAATGATCTCACAAGAGCTACGCGTATCACGCCATTGATCCGCATTTATAAGGATGACGGTAATCCTGCATTGGGTGAATTATGGTCTGCCCGCAACAGGTTGCATACTGTGAAATATGATGATACCAGGACCTCTACAGAACGTGTGGTAACAAGGCTGGCCGGAGACTGGACCATCCTGCCTGGTCTGCATTTCAGACCGTCCATCTCTTACCTCATTTCAGATTACCGCTACATGTTCATGCGGAAAGCCACGCCGGCTGATGAAATTCAACCTACTTACCAGCGTGAAAAGAGGGAGGCCACTAATAACAGCCGCCAGTTAATGGTAGACCAGGTATTGCAGTACGATTTTGATCTGAACAAGAAACATAACTTTACTTTATTGGGAGGGTTTAACTATACCAGGAATACCAACAGCAATATTAATATCAGCTCACAAAGAGCTACCAACGATTATATCTATACGATCAATGAACCGCCAACCTCTGTTATCGGTGGCGTTCCTACTTCAAATACAATACCAGACTACTTTGGTACTTCGCTGGGAGAATCAAAATCAGCCAGTTTGTTCGGGCAGTTGAATTATGATTACGAAGCAAAATATCTCTTCAGTGCCTCACTGCGTTATGACGGGTTCTCCAATTTTGCACCGGAAAATAAATATGCTTATTTCCCTTCTTTCTCTGCCGGATGGAATATCCACAAGGAACGCTTCTGGCATGTAAAACCTATCAGCAACCTCAAACTCAGGGGCAGCTATGGATTGGTAGGTGCCAGCGACCTGCGGGTAGTAGATACTTATGGTGGATACAATGCTTATTCTTATGCCCAGGGTTCTGGTATATTGAGAGCTAATCTCAGCAACCCCAACCTGAAATGGGAAGGCACTGAGTCCATGGACGTTGCCATTGAAGCCGGTTTCCTCAATAACCGCATCAATCTTACCGTGGATTGGTATAACAAGCTCACAAAAGACAGGCTGGCGTCAAAACCTTTGCCTTCTGAAGCACCATTTGCTTCTATCTTTTATAACAACGGGACCTTACAGAATACGGGTATAGAGATCGAGTTAGGGGGCACCGTATTACAGGTGAAAGATTTCATCTGGAACACCAACTTCTCATTTGCTTACAATAAGCAAATGATCAAAGCACTGCCTGCTAATGGCAGACCGAAAAACCGCCAGGGTGGAGATGTGGTATGGGATCCTGCTACTAAATCCCTTGTGGAAGCCGGTGGTTTTGCAGAAGGTGAAAGACCTTTTGCTTTATATGCTTACCAGGTGTTAGGCGTGTTCTCCACAGATGCTGAAGCAGCTGCCTGGAATGCCACAAAGAAAGATAACCTGGCTTCCGCATCCGGCATCGCTGTTGGAAAACGAGCAGGCGATTTCATTTTTAATGATGTGAATAATGATGGGGTGATAGATACCAAAGACCAGGTGTTTATGGGATACCGTACACCGGATAAAATAGGCGGATGGCAGAATACATTTTCCTATAAAGGCATTACGTTAAGAGTGGCCATGGACTATGCCATGGGGCATATGATCACCAATGGTGCACTGGCCCGCTCTTTAGGACAGGGCAGGGCCTTTAACGAAGGCGCACCTGAACAGGCTTTAGGACCGGACATCTGGCAAAAATCAGGAGATGTGGGTAAGAAATACGCACGTTTCTCTTTTGCGGATTTTGATTTCGGCCAAAGGAACTATCTGCGTGGTGCAACACTGGGTGTGAATAACAGTTATTCCTCCGATGTATCTGTGATGTATCAAAAAGGAGATTTCCTGGCTTTCCGTGAGATCACCCTCTCTTACGATATTCCACGTAACATCATGAAAAAGATCCGTTCCACCGGCATGAACGTTTTTGCCAGTGTGTACAACCTGGGGTACCTCACCAAATATGAAGGGATCAATCCTGAATCCTATACAGGTTTTGATGCGATAGGATATCCCCGCCCAAGACAATTCTCACTGGGTGCAACGGTTAAGTTTTAA
- a CDS encoding RagB/SusD family nutrient uptake outer membrane protein, translated as MKKIFLFSLIVVVGLTGCKKLLEVTPQSSITEETYFQSEGDFDPYVTGIYGFMRFFANNITYGTERGDELISALNSRFGVAWTQIITPANGAINYNDWYKAIGHCNLLLEKIKAFEFAANPDTRKRIIAETYCLRAYFYFHLTRVIGDAPLMLTAVVDENVPLLARSPATDVMKQINADLDTAITIYKSMSQFAATSFPSKYRFAYGSAQAMKADVKLWSAKVLGGGAADLNAAIAAIDEVEKTGTTLNTDFKNVTGLRAATNPEVLLAAYYQRDEPVTGSSVVPNASHYVVNALPYLTGVQGALNLDSLPYCNTTANGQGAYQISLQSRALFNQYPADKRKPYTWVTERQASGPKISWITKYPGTKYTDDRVADNDVIMYRLADIFLLKAEAYAALDQTGLAIGYLNKVRVRTGNGDYTGATDKVTVEKEVLNERGRELFFEQKRWYDLVRFHKGGTINVYTVVPNLAGKTTPLFWPLNTTVLANNKLIKQTEGYQ; from the coding sequence ATGAAAAAGATATTCCTGTTTAGTTTGATAGTTGTAGTGGGATTGACCGGATGTAAGAAACTCCTGGAAGTAACACCGCAATCCAGTATTACGGAAGAAACCTATTTTCAGAGCGAAGGTGATTTTGATCCTTATGTAACCGGTATATATGGTTTTATGCGGTTCTTCGCCAACAACATAACCTATGGTACTGAGCGCGGAGATGAACTGATCTCCGCCTTAAACTCCCGCTTTGGTGTAGCCTGGACGCAGATCATCACCCCTGCTAACGGTGCTATCAATTACAACGACTGGTACAAAGCCATCGGGCATTGCAACCTGTTGTTGGAAAAGATCAAGGCTTTTGAATTTGCTGCCAACCCGGATACCCGTAAAAGGATCATTGCAGAAACGTATTGCCTGCGCGCATATTTTTATTTCCATCTCACCCGCGTTATCGGAGATGCACCTTTGATGTTAACCGCTGTAGTGGATGAAAATGTACCGCTGCTGGCGCGTTCTCCGGCAACAGATGTGATGAAGCAGATCAATGCAGACCTGGACACGGCTATTACCATCTATAAGTCTATGAGCCAGTTTGCAGCTACATCCTTCCCTTCAAAATACCGTTTTGCCTATGGCTCTGCACAGGCCATGAAAGCAGATGTGAAATTATGGAGCGCTAAAGTGCTGGGTGGCGGAGCTGCTGACCTGAATGCCGCGATTGCAGCGATTGATGAAGTGGAAAAAACAGGCACTACTTTGAACACCGATTTCAAAAATGTAACAGGCTTACGTGCAGCTACCAACCCGGAAGTGTTGCTGGCTGCCTATTATCAGCGGGATGAACCCGTTACAGGTAGCAGCGTGGTACCTAATGCCAGCCATTATGTGGTAAATGCATTACCTTACCTTACCGGTGTGCAGGGAGCCCTCAACCTGGATAGTCTCCCTTACTGCAATACTACCGCAAATGGGCAGGGTGCTTACCAGATAAGCCTTCAGTCGAGAGCTTTATTCAATCAATACCCTGCAGACAAGCGGAAACCTTATACCTGGGTTACGGAACGGCAGGCAAGTGGCCCGAAAATATCCTGGATCACTAAGTATCCCGGTACTAAATATACAGACGACCGTGTGGCAGATAACGATGTGATCATGTACCGCCTCGCAGATATCTTCCTGCTGAAAGCAGAAGCCTATGCAGCATTGGATCAGACAGGGCTGGCCATCGGATATCTTAATAAAGTGCGGGTGCGTACCGGCAACGGAGATTACACCGGCGCAACAGATAAAGTTACCGTAGAGAAAGAAGTGCTGAATGAAAGAGGCCGTGAGCTTTTCTTTGAACAAAAACGCTGGTACGATCTGGTGAGGTTCCACAAAGGTGGTACCATCAATGTCTATACAGTTGTGCCCAACCTGGCTGGTAAAACAACACCGCTGTTCTGGCCATTGAACACAACGGTACTGGCCAATAACAAACTGATCAAACAAACAGAAGGTTATCAATAA
- a CDS encoding dihydrodipicolinate synthase family protein: MEKVKGLIAAAFTPMHEDGSVNHALIQPLVDKLVADGLTGIFVCGSNGEGPNMTTAERMAVAESFVKAAQKRLLIFVHVGHSSIAEARALAAHAQEIGADAISAVAAFYFKPVSVQNLADSMAEIASAAPQLPFYYYHIPHLTGVGMDMIEFLKIAAPAIPNLAGIKYTATTLHEYQACLNFENGKFDILYGLDEMLLPALAIGAQGAIGSTYTFAAPLYLQTIAAFRNGDIAKAQASHAYMVEVIRILVKYPPIPGQKAIMHMLGWNLGPCRLPLTTLDAAAYDKFHEQLSALSFFEKAPARKLKELK, encoded by the coding sequence ATGGAAAAGGTAAAAGGATTAATTGCTGCGGCATTCACTCCCATGCATGAGGACGGATCTGTAAATCATGCCCTCATCCAGCCCCTGGTGGATAAACTGGTAGCGGATGGGTTAACAGGAATCTTTGTATGCGGCAGTAATGGCGAAGGGCCCAATATGACCACCGCCGAAAGGATGGCCGTAGCGGAATCATTTGTAAAAGCGGCACAGAAGAGATTGCTGATCTTCGTTCACGTTGGGCATAGCAGTATTGCAGAAGCAAGGGCATTGGCGGCACATGCACAGGAGATAGGGGCAGATGCTATTTCCGCAGTAGCAGCTTTTTACTTCAAACCTGTTAGTGTTCAAAACCTGGCAGATAGTATGGCGGAGATTGCTTCGGCAGCACCGCAATTACCTTTCTACTATTATCACATCCCGCACCTTACAGGTGTGGGCATGGATATGATAGAGTTCCTGAAAATAGCAGCCCCGGCCATTCCTAACCTGGCAGGCATTAAATACACTGCCACTACTTTGCATGAATACCAGGCCTGCCTGAATTTTGAGAACGGTAAGTTTGATATCCTGTACGGGCTGGATGAAATGTTATTACCTGCATTGGCAATAGGCGCGCAGGGAGCCATTGGCAGCACGTATACTTTTGCTGCACCGCTTTACCTGCAAACAATAGCGGCGTTCCGCAATGGAGATATTGCCAAAGCGCAGGCATCACATGCTTATATGGTAGAAGTGATCCGTATATTGGTGAAATATCCGCCCATACCAGGGCAAAAGGCAATCATGCATATGTTAGGCTGGAACCTTGGACCATGCCGGCTTCCATTGACTACGCTGGATGCGGCCGCATACGATAAGTTCCATGAACAACTGTCTGCACTGTCTTTCTTTGAAAAGGCACCTGCAAGGAAACTTAAAGAACTTAAATGA
- a CDS encoding galactose oxidase, translating to MRGLLAFIICLLTIQTKAQFSWKQATQLPVADGLAGAYAGVSNGALIIAGGTNFPGNKRPWDGGVKTWYDTIWVLEKENGKWKQAGRLPRPLGYGVALSSKKGLVCLGGGDARLNYADAFIISYKKGKVTITALPPMPGPAINACGVLINETIYMAGGIASPTGRATQHCWSLDLNAPAPQWKVLEPLPGQPRMLAMAGTEKGKFYVFGGVYLDSTLQRKYLKDSWVYQPGAGWKQIADLPGVLAAAPTPVYNNGRADLLLFGGDDGANAARVTELKDAHPGFNREVLRYNTVKDTWSVTGYIKAENVYAPVTTPLVIWNNKVVLPVGEARPAVRSRKILIGVQKQ from the coding sequence ATGAGAGGATTACTGGCATTTATTATATGCCTCCTGACTATACAAACCAAAGCACAGTTTAGCTGGAAACAGGCTACGCAGTTGCCGGTGGCAGATGGTTTGGCAGGAGCTTATGCCGGTGTAAGCAACGGCGCCCTGATCATAGCAGGCGGCACCAATTTCCCCGGCAATAAAAGGCCCTGGGATGGCGGTGTAAAAACCTGGTATGATACTATCTGGGTATTGGAAAAGGAAAATGGCAAATGGAAACAGGCCGGCAGATTACCACGTCCCTTAGGGTATGGTGTAGCGCTCAGCAGCAAGAAAGGATTAGTATGCCTGGGTGGGGGAGACGCCAGATTGAATTATGCAGATGCCTTCATCATCAGTTATAAAAAGGGAAAAGTAACTATCACTGCTTTACCTCCTATGCCTGGCCCGGCGATCAATGCCTGCGGTGTGCTGATCAACGAAACCATTTACATGGCCGGAGGGATTGCATCGCCCACCGGCAGGGCAACACAACACTGCTGGAGCCTTGACCTCAATGCACCTGCTCCGCAGTGGAAAGTGCTGGAACCCTTACCCGGCCAGCCACGCATGCTGGCCATGGCAGGTACGGAGAAAGGTAAGTTTTATGTTTTCGGCGGCGTATACCTTGATAGTACTTTACAACGAAAATATTTAAAAGATAGCTGGGTATATCAACCCGGTGCAGGATGGAAGCAGATCGCAGACCTCCCCGGGGTACTGGCCGCTGCACCTACACCAGTCTACAATAACGGCCGGGCGGATCTGTTACTGTTTGGTGGAGATGATGGCGCAAATGCTGCACGCGTTACTGAGCTGAAAGATGCACATCCCGGTTTTAACAGGGAAGTGCTTCGTTATAATACGGTTAAAGACACATGGTCTGTAACGGGTTATATTAAAGCAGAGAATGTATACGCACCTGTTACCACACCATTGGTGATATGGAATAATAAAGTGGTATTGCCGGTTGGCGAAGCCAGGCCTGCAGTGCGCAGCAGAAAAATACTGATCGGCGTACAAAAGCAATAA
- a CDS encoding glycoside hydrolase family 125 protein encodes MSRRKFLRQSALLSSAVILRPALSWAGQAEFPVVRIPAAQRKFRSEAVEKAIAAVKSKSTNTELSWLFENCFPNTLDTTVEYKMKDGRPDTYVITGDIDAMWLRDSTAQVSPYLPLVKEDEQLRHLIAGVINHQVKCVLKDPYANAFYGDETKQGEWKSDLTDMKPGIHERKWEIDSLCYPIRLAYQYWKITGDTSPFDATWKQSIELTLKTFKEQQRKDGPGPYHFQRTTSWATDGVPIGGYGYPVKPVGLICSMFRPSDDATIFPFLVPSNFFAVVSLRQAAEMVQALHKDANLANACRTLATEVENALQKYAIVTHPQFGKVYAFEVNGFGSFNLMDDANVPSLLSLPYLGAIKPNDPVYINTRKLILSSENPFFFSGKAGKGIGSPHTGLNRIWTISLVMQGLTSNNEAEIRQCLQTLQKCHAGKGFMHESFDKDDATKFSRAWFAWANTIFGELIWKLYKERPHLLK; translated from the coding sequence ATGAGCAGAAGAAAGTTCCTACGTCAATCCGCGTTATTATCGTCCGCCGTTATTTTACGCCCTGCACTTTCCTGGGCCGGCCAGGCAGAATTCCCCGTTGTACGTATCCCTGCAGCACAGCGCAAGTTCCGCAGTGAAGCAGTGGAAAAGGCAATTGCTGCTGTAAAGAGCAAAAGCACCAACACAGAATTATCCTGGCTTTTTGAGAATTGCTTCCCCAATACGCTGGACACTACAGTAGAATATAAAATGAAAGATGGCCGTCCGGACACTTACGTGATCACCGGGGATATTGATGCCATGTGGCTGAGGGACAGTACCGCACAGGTATCGCCTTACCTTCCTCTTGTAAAAGAAGATGAGCAGCTGCGCCACCTTATTGCGGGGGTGATCAATCACCAGGTGAAGTGCGTGTTGAAAGACCCTTATGCCAATGCGTTCTATGGAGATGAAACCAAACAGGGCGAATGGAAAAGTGACCTCACAGATATGAAGCCCGGTATCCATGAACGCAAATGGGAAATAGATTCCTTATGTTATCCCATCCGCCTGGCATACCAGTACTGGAAAATAACAGGGGATACTTCTCCGTTTGATGCCACCTGGAAGCAATCCATAGAGCTGACGCTGAAAACATTTAAGGAGCAGCAACGTAAGGATGGCCCCGGCCCTTATCACTTCCAGCGGACCACCTCCTGGGCAACAGATGGTGTACCCATTGGCGGATACGGTTACCCGGTTAAACCCGTTGGGCTGATCTGTTCCATGTTCCGCCCGAGTGACGATGCCACTATCTTTCCTTTCCTCGTTCCTTCCAACTTCTTTGCTGTAGTGAGTTTAAGGCAGGCGGCAGAAATGGTGCAGGCTTTACATAAAGATGCCAATCTGGCCAATGCCTGCCGCACACTGGCTACAGAAGTGGAGAATGCACTGCAGAAATATGCCATCGTTACGCATCCGCAGTTTGGTAAAGTATATGCGTTTGAAGTGAACGGCTTCGGTAGCTTCAACCTGATGGACGATGCCAATGTACCCAGCCTGCTATCACTGCCTTACCTGGGTGCGATAAAACCGAATGACCCCGTTTATATCAATACCCGCAAACTGATCCTCTCTTCAGAAAATCCCTTCTTTTTCTCAGGGAAAGCCGGAAAGGGAATTGGTAGTCCGCATACTGGCCTGAACAGGATCTGGACGATCAGTTTAGTGATGCAGGGCCTGACCAGTAACAATGAGGCAGAGATCAGGCAATGCCTGCAGACATTACAGAAATGCCATGCCGGTAAAGGATTCATGCATGAGTCGTTCGACAAGGATGATGCCACCAAGTTCAGCCGCGCCTGGTTTGCATGGGCTAACACCATCTTCGGAGAATTGATCTGGAAGCTGTATAAGGAAAGACCTCATTTATTGAAATAG
- a CDS encoding PadR family transcriptional regulator produces MESKQNAYFITRWQSQIKKGLFEYIIMLLLQKKERYGYELISEIKKLADMDIAEGTIYPLLSRLKKEKLVESRWVEMDEGVPRKYYQLTDLGNEYLEAMYLYLGELMQAIGDLKKL; encoded by the coding sequence ATGGAGAGTAAGCAAAATGCCTATTTCATTACCCGATGGCAATCCCAGATCAAAAAAGGACTGTTTGAATACATCATTATGCTCCTGCTGCAAAAGAAGGAGCGTTACGGGTATGAATTGATCAGCGAGATCAAAAAGCTGGCTGATATGGATATTGCTGAAGGTACTATCTATCCGCTGCTCAGCAGGTTGAAGAAAGAGAAACTCGTGGAATCACGCTGGGTGGAAATGGATGAAGGCGTTCCCCGTAAATATTACCAGCTCACAGATCTGGGAAATGAATACCTGGAAGCGATGTACCTGTACCTTGGTGAACTCATGCAGGCTATTGGAGACCTGAAAAAGCTATAA
- the glpK gene encoding glycerol kinase GlpK has protein sequence MNGQKKYILSLDLGSSAAGAVLFSREGKVIRQVQKEYEKYYPQPGWIEVDPNEIWFTMLSAIEELIASAGIAAEEIAGIGIASQRETTVLWDRITGEPVYNAIAWQDRRTSKLCDEFRYQGFSGLIRQKTGLILDAYFSASKITWILDHIKDARIRAEQGQLAFGTIDAWLVWKLTAGKKHVTDVTNASRTMLFNIHTLQWDEELLRLFNIPHKLLPDTCSNSEVIAYTETAILNAAIPIAAMAGDQQAALFGQMCLEPGMVKNTYGSGCFALMNIGSKPIISDNHLLTTIAWRIGGEVTYALEGSVFGGSSVFRWIRDGLGLIESTAEIEALAQTEPDNGGVLFVPALSGLGTPYWDPYARGMIIGITRGTSSGHIARAALEGVALGIADALEAMEKDSGRAITELRVDGTSATYDFFMQMQTDILQYPVMRPQVMPSGATGVAYLAGLATNFWTLQQIREQYTVARTFSPNPPVEGQSVLREKWQKAIARVKNWDF, from the coding sequence ATGAACGGTCAAAAGAAATATATCCTCTCCCTTGATCTCGGCTCCAGCGCTGCCGGGGCTGTGCTGTTTTCCCGGGAAGGAAAGGTGATCAGGCAGGTGCAGAAGGAATACGAAAAGTATTATCCCCAGCCCGGCTGGATAGAGGTAGACCCTAATGAGATCTGGTTTACCATGTTGTCTGCCATTGAGGAACTCATCGCCAGCGCCGGTATTGCAGCAGAAGAGATTGCCGGTATAGGCATTGCCAGCCAGCGGGAAACAACCGTGCTCTGGGACCGTATCACCGGGGAGCCGGTGTACAATGCCATTGCCTGGCAGGACAGGCGCACCTCTAAACTCTGTGATGAATTCCGCTACCAGGGCTTCTCCGGCCTCATCCGCCAGAAAACCGGGCTGATCCTTGATGCCTATTTCTCTGCCAGCAAGATCACCTGGATACTGGATCATATCAAAGATGCCCGCATCCGGGCAGAACAGGGCCAGCTGGCCTTTGGAACAATAGATGCATGGCTGGTATGGAAACTCACCGCCGGCAAAAAACATGTAACGGATGTTACCAATGCCTCCCGTACCATGCTTTTCAATATTCATACCCTGCAATGGGATGAAGAATTACTCCGTCTCTTTAATATTCCCCATAAACTTTTACCGGACACCTGTTCCAACAGCGAGGTGATCGCTTATACAGAAACGGCTATCCTGAATGCTGCCATCCCCATCGCCGCCATGGCAGGCGATCAGCAGGCGGCATTGTTCGGGCAGATGTGCCTGGAACCGGGCATGGTTAAAAATACCTACGGCAGCGGATGTTTTGCACTGATGAACATCGGCTCCAAACCCATTATTTCAGATAACCACCTGCTCACCACCATTGCCTGGCGGATCGGCGGAGAAGTCACCTATGCACTGGAAGGCAGTGTATTTGGCGGCAGTTCTGTATTCCGCTGGATCAGAGATGGCCTGGGCCTCATTGAATCCACCGCAGAGATAGAAGCACTGGCGCAAACCGAACCGGATAATGGCGGGGTACTTTTTGTTCCGGCCCTCTCCGGCTTGGGCACCCCTTACTGGGACCCTTATGCCCGGGGCATGATCATAGGCATCACCCGGGGTACTTCCTCCGGTCACATTGCCCGCGCCGCGCTTGAAGGAGTAGCCCTTGGCATTGCCGATGCGCTGGAAGCCATGGAAAAGGACAGTGGCCGGGCCATTACCGAATTAAGGGTAGATGGCACCTCCGCTACTTACGATTTCTTCATGCAGATGCAAACCGATATCCTGCAATACCCGGTCATGCGGCCGCAGGTAATGCCCTCCGGTGCCACCGGTGTTGCTTACCTGGCAGGCCTAGCTACCAACTTCTGGACCCTGCAGCAGATCCGGGAACAATATACCGTGGCCAGAACCTTTTCGCCCAATCCACCTGTGGAAGGGCAATCGGTATTGCGGGAGAAATGGCAGAAGGCTATCGCAAGGGTGAAGAACTGGGACTTTTAG